One genomic window of Brevundimonas vesicularis includes the following:
- the msrB gene encoding peptide-methionine (R)-S-oxide reductase MsrB, whose amino-acid sequence MTDLAQTSESLRSPSGYDLTPPNAEERARLEADLNPEEKRVLLSHGTEAPFCGTLLGEKRAGVFCCRECGLPLFKSGTKFESGTGWPSFTQPVDETHVHAIRDTSYGMIRIETQCARCGSHQGHVFPDGPPPTGNRYCINSVALSFVAEGDALPDPLNRGDGVA is encoded by the coding sequence ATGACCGATCTCGCCCAAACTTCCGAATCCCTCCGTTCGCCGTCGGGCTATGACCTGACCCCGCCGAACGCTGAAGAACGCGCCCGGCTCGAAGCCGATCTGAACCCTGAGGAAAAGCGCGTCCTGCTGTCCCATGGCACGGAGGCGCCCTTCTGCGGCACTCTGCTGGGCGAGAAGCGGGCCGGCGTCTTCTGCTGCCGCGAATGCGGCTTGCCGCTGTTCAAGAGCGGAACCAAGTTCGAAAGCGGCACCGGCTGGCCCAGCTTCACCCAGCCGGTCGATGAAACGCACGTCCACGCGATCCGCGACACCAGCTACGGCATGATCCGGATCGAGACCCAATGCGCCAGGTGCGGCAGCCACCAGGGTCACGTCTTCCCCGACGGGCCGCCGCCCACCGGAAACCGCTATTGCATCAACTCGGTCGCGCTCAGTTTCGTAGCCGAGGGCGACGCTCTGCCGGACCCCCTCAACCGCGGCGACGGCGTCGCCTGA
- the lipB gene encoding lipoyl(octanoyl) transferase LipB — protein sequence MLAEPLSPSLQKLRLDDDRPVEWAVSKGYVDYAAAEAFMEARVAAIAAGEANEMVWLLEHPPLYTAGVSAKDDDLLDAGRFPVHRTGRGGQFTYHGPGQRVAYVMLDLNRRGKDVRCFVRGLELWLIGALETFGVTADIRPGRVGVWVERKGAGWSREDKIAAIGVKVRKWVSFHGISLNVEPDLDHFGGIVPCGIQEHGVTSLVDLGVLATMDEADEALRRSFDRIFGAAVEASAPL from the coding sequence ATGCTTGCTGAGCCGTTAAGCCCATCCCTTCAGAAACTGCGTCTCGACGATGACCGACCGGTCGAATGGGCCGTGTCGAAAGGCTACGTCGATTATGCGGCCGCAGAGGCCTTCATGGAGGCGCGCGTCGCGGCCATTGCGGCGGGCGAGGCGAATGAGATGGTCTGGTTGCTGGAGCATCCGCCGCTCTACACCGCCGGCGTCTCGGCCAAGGACGACGACCTTCTGGATGCCGGCCGGTTTCCGGTGCATCGCACAGGGCGGGGCGGACAGTTCACCTATCACGGGCCGGGACAGCGCGTGGCCTATGTGATGCTGGACCTGAACCGACGCGGCAAGGACGTGCGGTGTTTCGTGCGCGGGCTTGAGCTGTGGCTGATCGGCGCCCTGGAGACGTTCGGCGTGACGGCCGACATCCGGCCGGGTCGCGTGGGCGTGTGGGTCGAGCGCAAGGGGGCGGGCTGGTCGCGTGAGGACAAGATCGCCGCCATCGGCGTCAAGGTCCGCAAATGGGTCAGCTTCCACGGCATCAGCCTGAACGTGGAGCCGGATCTGGATCATTTCGGCGGCATCGTCCCCTGCGGCATTCAGGAACACGGCGTCACCAGCCTGGTCGATCTCGGCGTTCTGGCGACGATGGACGAGGCGGACGAGGCCTTGAGGCGCAGCTTCGATCGAATATTCGGCGCAGCGGTCGAGGCGTCGGCGCCGCTTTGA
- a CDS encoding FliM/FliN family flagellar motor switch protein, which produces MTQINAVDVEISVVLGRSVLPMSQLLRMGRGAVIPLDAAEGDEVWILANNYPVARGEIEIRDDRIAITVTRQADVYDFMAGSA; this is translated from the coding sequence GTGACCCAGATCAACGCCGTCGATGTCGAAATCTCAGTGGTTCTGGGTCGCTCGGTGCTGCCGATGTCGCAACTGCTGCGCATGGGTCGCGGCGCGGTGATTCCCCTGGACGCTGCCGAGGGCGACGAGGTCTGGATTCTGGCCAACAACTATCCGGTCGCGCGCGGCGAAATCGAGATCCGGGACGACCGTATCGCCATCACCGTCACCCGCCAGGCGGACGTGTATGATTTCATGGCCGGATCCGCCTGA
- the mgtE gene encoding magnesium transporter, which produces MSTTDTAFAPDETLDNEDHAALDEDYVLTPQFVEKVVDAADDGDGMRLRSLLEDLHPADVADLMGFLTAEHRAVVVLWLPPELLAETLPELDDNIREEVLERVPHGTLAEALQELDSDDAAAVVEDLEDDQRERVLAAMPEVDRAAIESSLGYAEESAGRLMQREVMAAPQFWSVGDTIDHIRKQGDDLPELFFDIYVVDPLNRPVGGVPISGLLRAARTVALTDLMEPINEIAVDQDQEEVAYIFEKYHLISAPVVDAAGRLVGQITVDDIVNIIQEENREDILRLAGVADEDRGSSVPEIVRGRVPWLAINLATAALGASVIGLFEATIQQIVALAVLMPIVSAIGGNAGTQALTVTVRALATRELNSSNAPRTFWREMMVGLANGLILAPLIGIAAGFWFRDEDWKIGLVIGAAMILNLLVAASIGVLTPLTLSKLKFDPAVSSAVFVTATTDFFGFLIFLGLATLVLL; this is translated from the coding sequence GTGAGCACCACGGACACCGCCTTTGCTCCAGACGAGACGCTCGATAACGAAGACCACGCCGCCCTGGACGAGGACTATGTCCTCACCCCTCAATTCGTCGAGAAAGTCGTGGACGCCGCCGACGACGGCGACGGGATGCGGCTGCGCTCACTACTGGAAGACCTGCACCCGGCCGACGTCGCCGACCTGATGGGCTTTCTGACGGCGGAACACCGCGCCGTCGTCGTGCTGTGGTTGCCGCCGGAGCTTCTGGCCGAGACCCTGCCCGAGCTGGACGACAATATCCGCGAGGAAGTGCTGGAGCGTGTCCCGCACGGCACCCTGGCCGAGGCGCTGCAGGAACTGGATTCCGACGACGCCGCCGCCGTCGTCGAAGACCTGGAAGACGACCAGCGCGAGCGCGTTCTGGCCGCCATGCCCGAGGTCGATCGCGCCGCCATCGAAAGCAGCCTGGGCTATGCGGAAGAATCCGCCGGCCGTTTGATGCAGCGTGAGGTGATGGCCGCGCCCCAGTTCTGGAGCGTGGGCGACACCATCGACCACATCCGCAAACAGGGCGACGACCTGCCCGAGCTGTTCTTCGACATCTATGTGGTCGATCCGCTGAACCGCCCGGTCGGCGGCGTGCCGATCAGCGGCCTGCTGCGAGCCGCCCGCACCGTCGCCCTGACCGATCTTATGGAGCCCATCAACGAGATCGCCGTCGATCAGGATCAGGAAGAGGTCGCCTACATCTTCGAGAAATACCACCTGATCTCGGCGCCCGTCGTGGACGCGGCCGGTCGGCTGGTCGGTCAGATCACCGTCGATGACATCGTCAACATCATTCAGGAAGAGAACCGCGAGGACATCCTGCGTCTGGCCGGTGTCGCCGACGAGGACCGGGGTTCGTCCGTGCCCGAGATCGTGCGCGGTCGCGTGCCCTGGCTGGCGATCAATCTGGCGACGGCGGCCCTGGGCGCCAGCGTCATCGGCCTGTTCGAGGCCACCATCCAGCAGATCGTTGCCCTCGCCGTGCTGATGCCGATCGTCTCGGCCATCGGCGGCAACGCCGGCACCCAGGCCCTGACGGTGACCGTACGCGCCCTAGCGACGCGCGAGCTGAACAGTTCGAATGCCCCGCGCACCTTCTGGCGCGAGATGATGGTCGGCCTGGCCAACGGCCTGATCCTGGCCCCCCTGATCGGCATCGCGGCCGGCTTCTGGTTCCGGGACGAAGACTGGAAAATCGGCCTGGTGATCGGCGCGGCCATGATCCTGAACCTGCTGGTCGCCGCTTCGATCGGGGTCCTGACGCCCCTGACCCTGTCCAAGCTGAAGTTCGACCCGGCCGTGTCATCGGCCGTGTTCGTCACGGCGACCACCGACTTCTTCGGCTTCTTGATCTTCCTTGGTCTGGCCACACTGGTGCTGCTCTAG
- a CDS encoding glycoside hydrolase family protein, whose translation MSDVLPKPSKVSREGVLLIKSFEGFRPRAMQRSDGRWVIGYGHTQSAREGARVSEAEAELLMQYDLIPVVKAVTDHVRIPLNQHQFDALASFAFSIGADRFAASDVVEQLNAGSARQASASMSAWADEAAAETPTRRRSAEHALFNAAPGAPVTLADLLAAPLPSPFETDEPTLPAVDGALDEAVAPFPAQDDVALPQATTAPQPHAVYAATAVGLVPDVVPLTGQSETVSVAAPIIAANDIHALVETQQPETPSGFADAQKTSVALTAPGLAEAAPADSAAAPAIEGDAAASEDVLSTRDVVARARAKRRSGLGETLTFVIMGGLGALCLGVAMAAFRRASISNSSDTATVAWVLILVAAACLGVSGYNCYRRWGRADRV comes from the coding sequence GTGTCTGACGTCCTCCCCAAACCCAGCAAGGTGTCCCGCGAGGGCGTCCTGCTGATCAAGAGTTTCGAAGGCTTCCGGCCTCGGGCCATGCAGCGCAGCGACGGTCGCTGGGTCATCGGCTATGGCCACACCCAGTCGGCTCGCGAGGGCGCGAGGGTTTCCGAGGCCGAGGCCGAACTGCTGATGCAGTACGACCTGATCCCGGTCGTGAAGGCCGTGACCGATCATGTCCGCATTCCCCTCAACCAGCATCAGTTCGACGCCCTGGCCAGTTTCGCCTTTTCCATCGGCGCGGACAGGTTCGCCGCCTCCGACGTGGTCGAGCAGTTGAATGCAGGATCTGCTCGTCAGGCGTCCGCCTCCATGAGCGCCTGGGCCGATGAAGCCGCAGCCGAGACCCCGACCCGCCGTCGCTCGGCCGAACACGCGCTGTTCAACGCCGCACCCGGCGCGCCGGTCACCCTGGCGGATCTTCTCGCAGCGCCCCTGCCGTCTCCTTTCGAGACGGACGAGCCGACCCTGCCCGCCGTCGACGGCGCCCTGGATGAAGCCGTCGCCCCCTTCCCGGCCCAGGACGACGTAGCGCTGCCTCAAGCGACCACTGCGCCTCAGCCGCACGCCGTCTATGCTGCAACGGCTGTCGGCCTGGTCCCGGACGTCGTGCCGCTGACCGGGCAATCGGAGACCGTCTCCGTCGCTGCGCCGATCATCGCCGCCAACGACATCCACGCCCTGGTTGAAACCCAACAGCCGGAGACGCCGTCGGGCTTCGCCGATGCGCAGAAGACCAGCGTGGCGCTGACCGCGCCTGGATTGGCCGAAGCCGCGCCTGCCGACAGCGCCGCCGCACCGGCCATCGAGGGGGATGCGGCAGCCAGCGAAGACGTGCTGAGCACGCGCGACGTCGTGGCCCGCGCTCGGGCCAAGCGGCGCTCGGGCCTGGGTGAAACCCTGACCTTCGTCATCATGGGCGGCCTGGGCGCTCTGTGCCTTGGCGTCGCTATGGCCGCCTTTCGCCGCGCGTCGATATCGAACAGCAGCGACACCGCCACGGTCGCATGGGTCCTGATCCTGGTCGCCGCCGCTTGCCTGGGGGTGTCGGGCTACAACTGCTATCGGCGCTGGGGACGGGCTGACCGCGTCTGA
- a CDS encoding isovaleryl-CoA dehydrogenase, with translation MSIPFAPQSMEFGLGDNADAIRDTTARWAADRLAPLAAEIDEKNEFKRELWPEMGELGLHGITVEEEFGGLGLGYLEHVVAMEEVSRASASIGLSYGAHSNLCVNQIRRWGTAEQKQKYLPKLISGGHVGSLAMSEAGSGSDVMSMRTRAEKRGDRYVLNGTKFWITNAPHADTLVVYAKTDPEAGSKGCTAFLIEKGMKGFSVSKKLDKMGMRGSDTAELVFEDCEVPEENIMGPLGGGAGVLMSGLDYERAVLAAGPLGIMQAALDTVLPYVRDRKQFGKPIGSFQLMQGKIADMYVALNSARAYVYSVARACDAGLTTRYDAAGAILLASENAVKVTMEAVQALGGAGYTKEWPVERLVRDAKLYDIGAGTNEIRRFLIGRELLGG, from the coding sequence ATGAGCATTCCCTTCGCGCCCCAATCCATGGAATTCGGCCTTGGCGATAACGCCGACGCCATCCGCGACACCACCGCCCGCTGGGCCGCCGATCGCCTGGCCCCGCTGGCCGCCGAGATCGACGAAAAGAACGAGTTCAAACGCGAGCTCTGGCCCGAGATGGGCGAACTGGGCCTGCACGGAATCACCGTCGAGGAAGAGTTCGGCGGCCTTGGCCTGGGCTATCTCGAACATGTCGTGGCGATGGAGGAAGTGTCGCGCGCCTCGGCCTCGATCGGCCTGAGCTACGGCGCCCACTCCAACCTGTGCGTCAATCAGATCCGGCGCTGGGGCACGGCCGAGCAGAAGCAGAAATATCTGCCCAAGCTGATCAGCGGCGGACATGTCGGTTCGCTGGCCATGTCTGAGGCCGGATCAGGCTCGGACGTTATGTCGATGCGCACCCGCGCTGAAAAGAGGGGCGATCGCTACGTCCTGAACGGCACGAAATTTTGGATCACCAACGCCCCCCACGCCGACACCCTCGTCGTCTATGCCAAGACCGATCCGGAAGCCGGATCAAAGGGTTGCACCGCCTTCCTGATCGAAAAGGGCATGAAGGGTTTCAGCGTCTCCAAGAAGCTGGACAAGATGGGTATGCGTGGGTCCGACACCGCCGAACTGGTCTTCGAAGATTGCGAAGTGCCGGAAGAGAACATCATGGGTCCGCTGGGCGGCGGCGCCGGCGTGCTGATGAGCGGCCTGGATTATGAGCGCGCCGTTCTGGCCGCCGGTCCGCTTGGCATCATGCAAGCCGCGCTGGACACGGTCCTGCCCTACGTCCGCGACCGCAAGCAGTTCGGAAAGCCGATCGGCTCGTTCCAGCTGATGCAGGGCAAGATCGCCGACATGTACGTCGCCCTGAACAGCGCCCGCGCCTATGTCTATTCGGTCGCCAGAGCCTGCGACGCCGGCCTGACAACGCGCTACGACGCGGCGGGTGCGATCCTGCTGGCGTCCGAAAATGCGGTGAAGGTGACGATGGAGGCCGTTCAGGCCCTGGGCGGCGCCGGGTACACCAAGGAATGGCCGGTCGAACGACTGGTCCGCGACGCCAAACTCTATGACATCGGCGCCGGCACCAACGAGATCCGCCGCTTCCTGATCGGACGGGAACTGCTGGGCGGGTGA
- a CDS encoding DUF3008 family protein produces MPAKSAAQQKAAGAALSAKRGDTPKSKLKGASKSMVESMTEKQLEDLAETKRKGKPEHVQD; encoded by the coding sequence ATGCCCGCAAAATCCGCCGCTCAGCAAAAGGCCGCCGGGGCCGCCCTGTCGGCCAAGCGTGGGGACACGCCGAAGTCGAAGCTGAAGGGCGCGTCCAAGTCCATGGTCGAGTCCATGACGGAAAAGCAGCTGGAAGACCTTGCCGAAACCAAGCGCAAGGGCAAACCCGAGCACGTGCAGGACTGA
- a CDS encoding exopolysaccharide biosynthesis protein, which translates to MPAQPLPNDDLRRFSDVLEDLGHAPEPKLTMAELVASFGERGFGAMILILSLLALLPWPPGGKAVFAVPIILMSLELAFQRQSVWLPRWMLKASVSRSAYNSLIATPFAAPAWLRRWVLSTKVKIAGRRYIFSDGVRRAVRRRPNGLSVLKMVRAIERLTRPRLPLLTGDVADTFTGLVCVVLALIMALPIPFGDALPGIALVLFALGMMQRDGVAILLGVVATAASALYLFLIWATVVEVAQHLTGWFAKLLH; encoded by the coding sequence ATGCCCGCCCAACCGCTTCCGAACGACGACCTGCGGCGGTTCTCCGACGTTCTTGAAGACCTCGGCCACGCCCCCGAACCCAAGCTGACCATGGCCGAACTGGTCGCATCGTTCGGCGAGCGCGGCTTCGGGGCCATGATTCTGATCCTGTCGCTGCTGGCGCTTCTGCCCTGGCCGCCGGGCGGCAAGGCGGTCTTCGCCGTACCGATCATCCTGATGTCTCTGGAACTGGCCTTCCAGAGACAGAGCGTGTGGCTGCCGCGCTGGATGTTGAAGGCCTCGGTGTCCCGCTCTGCCTACAATTCCTTGATCGCCACGCCTTTCGCAGCCCCCGCCTGGCTACGCCGATGGGTGCTGTCGACAAAGGTGAAGATCGCCGGGCGCCGCTACATTTTCTCCGACGGCGTGAGGCGCGCCGTTCGCAGACGGCCGAACGGCCTGAGCGTCCTGAAGATGGTCCGCGCGATCGAGCGATTGACGCGGCCGCGCCTGCCACTGTTGACCGGCGATGTCGCCGACACCTTCACCGGCCTGGTCTGCGTGGTGCTGGCCCTGATCATGGCCTTGCCCATCCCGTTTGGAGACGCTCTGCCCGGCATCGCCCTGGTTCTGTTCGCCCTGGGCATGATGCAGCGCGACGGGGTCGCCATCCTGCTCGGCGTCGTCGCCACCGCAGCCAGCGCCCTCTATCTGTTCCTGATCTGGGCGACGGTGGTCGAGGTCGCTCAGCACCTCACCGGCTGGTTCGCCAAGCTGCTGCACTGA
- the flaF gene encoding flagellar biosynthesis regulator FlaF, producing MSLQAYTAATARAESPRDLEYRLFGQVTRALVHASTVDESDIATRIDALDWNRRLWSTLAGECSDPGNALGAPMRAQIISLSLFVNRHSSAIMRGEESFQDLIDINRMIMQGLSGGASPTQ from the coding sequence ATGTCGCTTCAGGCCTACACAGCGGCGACGGCGAGAGCTGAGAGTCCGCGCGACCTGGAGTACCGTCTGTTCGGTCAGGTCACGCGCGCTCTGGTTCATGCCTCGACCGTCGATGAATCCGACATCGCCACCCGCATCGATGCGCTGGACTGGAACCGGCGTCTCTGGTCGACGCTGGCCGGCGAGTGCAGCGATCCGGGCAACGCCCTGGGCGCTCCGATGCGGGCGCAGATCATCTCGCTGAGCCTGTTCGTCAATCGCCATTCCTCGGCGATCATGCGAGGCGAGGAGAGCTTCCAGGACCTGATCGACATCAACCGCATGATCATGCAGGGCCTGTCCGGCGGGGCGTCGCCGACGCAGTAG
- the flbT gene encoding flagellar biosynthesis repressor FlbT, protein MALKLSLKPGEKFVLNGAVVQNGDRRGVLILQNRASVLREKDIMQAEDVTTPARRIYFPIMMMYLDESSASKFFDELALRITEFMGATQNPEILAECVAASRHVLAREYYKALMSARKIVEYEERVLNVASGLHSGDGES, encoded by the coding sequence ATGGCCTTGAAGCTGTCGCTGAAACCCGGCGAAAAGTTCGTTCTGAATGGCGCCGTGGTCCAGAACGGCGATCGTCGCGGCGTGCTGATCCTTCAGAACCGCGCCAGCGTCCTGCGCGAGAAGGACATCATGCAGGCCGAGGACGTCACTACGCCCGCACGCCGCATCTATTTCCCGATCATGATGATGTATCTGGACGAGAGTTCGGCGTCGAAGTTCTTCGACGAACTGGCCCTGCGGATCACGGAATTCATGGGCGCTACACAGAATCCCGAGATACTGGCGGAATGTGTCGCGGCCTCGCGTCATGTGCTGGCGCGCGAATACTACAAGGCCCTGATGTCGGCGCGTAAGATTGTCGAGTATGAAGAGAGAGTGCTGAATGTCGCTTCAGGCCTACACAGCGGCGACGGCGAGAGCTGA